A single Lolium perenne isolate Kyuss_39 chromosome 6, Kyuss_2.0, whole genome shotgun sequence DNA region contains:
- the LOC127305356 gene encoding probable aldo-keto reductase 2 → MASVVPVVVPRMKLGSQGLEVSAQGLGCMGMSCAYGERRPEPEMIALLHRAVAAGVTFLDTSDVYGPHTNEILVGKGLQGGVREKVELATKFGSALADGQWEVRGDPPFVRAACEASLARLGVDCIDLYYQHRIDNNVPVEITMGELKKLVEEGKVKYVGLSEASASTIRRAHAVHPITAIQLEWSLWSRDVEEDIIPTCRELGIGIVAYSPLGRGFLSSGSKLVDTLREDDFRKILPRFQPENMVKNAAIFEHVSEMAARKGCTPSQLALSWVHHQGNDVCPIPGTTKIENFNDNVIALSLRITPEEMAELESYAAMESIHGDRYASSLYTWKDSETPPLSSWKAT, encoded by the exons ATGGCTTCTGTTGTTCCGGTGGTTGTGCCGCGCATGAAGCTGGGGTCGCAGGGGCTGGAGGTCTCGGCGCAGGGCCTCGGCTGCATGGGCATGTCTTGCGCCTACGGCGAGCGCAGGCCCGAGCCGGAAATGATCGCGCTCCTTCACCGCGCGGTCGCCGCCGGCGTCACCTTTCTCGACACGTCCGACGTCTACGGGCCTCACACCAACGAGATCCTCGTCGGCAAG GGGCTGCAAGGCGGCGTGAGGGAGAAGGTGGAGCTGGCCACCAAGTTCGGCAGCGCGTTAGCCGACGGCCAGTGGGAGGTCCGCGGGGACCCGCCGTTCGTGCGAGCGGCATGTGAGGCCAGCCTCGCCCGGCTGGGCGTCGACTGCATCGACCTCTATTACCAGCACCGCATTGACAATAATGTCCCCGTCGAGATCACG ATGGGCGAACTCAAGAAACTAGTGGAAGAAGGAAAGGTGAAATATGTTGGGTTATCCGAAGCCTCGGCGTCCACAATCAGAAGGGCACATGCTGTTCATCCTATTACTGCCATCCAGCTGGAGTGGTCGCTGTGGTCAAGAGACGTCGAAGAAGATATAATCCCCACTTGCAG AGAACTTGGCATTGGAATTGTGGCATACAGTCCACTAGGCAGAGGGTTCTTATCCAGTGGATCTAAACTGGTGGACACATTACGTGAGGACGATTTTCGCAAG ATTCTCCCAAGATTTCAACCCGAGAACATGGTGAAGAACGCTGCCATATTCGAGCATGTAAGTGAGATGGCTGCGAGGAAAGGATGCACGCCGTCGCAGCTCGCGCTGTCCTGGGTTCACCACCAGGGAAATGATGTGTGCCCAATACCTGGGACGACAAAAATTGAGAATTTCAACGACAACGTGATAGCTTTGTCTCTCAGGATCACGCCCGAGGAGATGGCTGAGCTAGAGTCCTATGCCGCCATGGAGTCTATTCATGGTGATCGGTATGCCAGTTCCCTCTACACCTGGAAGGACTCTGAGACCCCTCCCTTGTCATCATGGAAAGCTACTTAG
- the LOC127305357 gene encoding uncharacterized protein, translated as MDAQATWRAGSVGSRMSYKNATLALCAINVLAVALLLRNHFSAWPRLAGSHRFDSAQLRYIWESEELRRAMEPADLIKRVKEIEQESYGEHGMSTQEDPKQTAAVDLSNRLKDLRQGNDGSSQRALEEWRKRKMERARQRAIDKDAAMPGTKAR; from the exons ATGGACGCTCAGGCGACCTGGAGGGCGGGGTCGGTGGGCTCCAGGATGTCTTACAAGAACGCCACCCTCGCCCTGTGCGCCATCAACGTCCTCGCGGTAGCCCTCCTCCTTCGCAACCACTTCTCGGCCTGGCCGCGCCTCGCCGGCAGCCACCGGTTCGACTCAG CTCAGCTGCGGTATATATGGGAGTCTGAAGAGTTGCGCCGTGCTATGGAGCCTGCGGATTTGATCAAGAGA GTGAAGGAAATCGAGCAGGAATCTTATGGCGAGCATGGCATGTCAACGCAAGAAGATCCCAAGCAGACGGCTGCCGTTGACTTATCAAACAGGCTGAAGGATTTACGGCAAGGGAATGATGGCAGCAGCCAAAGAG CTCTGGAGGAGTGGCGTAAGCGGAAGATGGAGCGCGCGAGGCAGCGAGCGATCGACAAGGACGCGGCGATGCCTGGGACGAAAGCGCGGTGA